The Methanosarcina acetivorans C2A genome includes the window CTAACACATATAGCCATTGACAAGATTATTGCCTTGTGGGCTCAGTAAGTTTAAAACCTTAATTTCAAGAGCGTATAAACGGGGACAAAAGGGGGAAGAGAAAAGACATTAATGGTCTTTTTCTGAACCCTGTTAAAGCTGAACGACTCTCAGGACTGATGAATTAGCCTGGGCTTTTTACTTGGGTAGGTTTTTGCTTAGGTGTCAGGTATTTTTAGAATTCGTACCCGAGATGGGACTGATCTGGATTTAGCAGAATCGAAATTTGATACATGAAATACACGAGGTACAAGGAATGCAGTCTTTTATAGTGGAGCATCTTCTCGGCGAAGTTGTGGATGTCTACTGTGGAGATCCCGACATTTTTAATGGAAAGGTGGAAGCCTGCGCAGACAATGTGCTCACTCTTGAAAAGAACGGAAAAAACACGCACATAACAATAGACAAGATCATAGCTATCTGGCGTGTATCTGACATTCCGCAGATATTCCCTGGAGAATAACATTTCTCGCCATCGTTTTTGGAGAATAACTTCAGAATCTGCAATTATTTTCTCAACCGACTCTTCATGAAATGGAAGTTGGGAGCTTTCGATGGAGACACGAAATCGAAATGTGTGAACATTTCAAAAACGCACGTTTGAATAATCAGGGTAGTTTTTAGAAAAAACTATAGCATGAAAAATCCTGAAAATTGAAAAACATCTGCGGAAAGCGGGCGTACATAGTAAAGATAAAAGAATGTGACAGAGTCACTTTTTAGAATAAACGCTGTCGAATTAAACGCCGTCGAATTAAACGCTGTCGAATTGGAGAAGTCCCGGGATGGGAAACTTCATCCTTTTCTACCATATTTTTACAAAAAGATGAAACTGTTTGCCAATAGCAACCGCTTTACCAATAGCAACCGCTTTACCAATAGCAACCACTTTACTAACAGCAACCGTTTTACTAACCAGCCACTGTAGGAGTTTTGCAAAGCCAGATAATTTTCCAGGTTTATGCTCTAAAACTCACATTCTACGCAGCTTATATTTTAGTGCAGCTTTTTGCATGGGAGGCAATGAACTCCCTCATAAGTTTTGCTCCGAGCATGGCTGTCTGTCCCGAATCGTATTCGGGGGCAATTTCAACAATGTCAAAAGCCATTGAAAAAGGAGCAAGTGTCCTTATTGCAGTCCTGACGTCCCGGGCACTGAGACCAAACGGTTCAGGTGTGCCGAGCCCCGGGGCATAAGCAGGGTCTATTGCATCCATATCAAGGGAAAGGTAGAGCTGGCTGCAGTTCAGCCATTCAATTGCTTCTTTGAGGACTTCGACCATGCCTGTTGACTCAACATCATCTGCCGTGTAGTATTTCAGGTTATTTTCCCTGGCAAAAACCCATTCTTCTTCCGGGCCGCTCCTTATGCCTATGGAAACGAGGTTCTTCGTGACCTGCTCGAGAATGTTCCTGGACACACAGGCATGGTTATGTTTGAATCCCCTGTACTCCTGCCTGAGGTCGAAGTGGGCATCAAGGATAAGGACTCCGAAATCATCTCCTGCAAACTCGGCACATGCCTTTACCGTAGAATAGGTAAGGGAATGTTCGCCTCCAAGCATGATGGGAAGCTTCCCGTCGTTCAGCAGGCCCTTTACATCTTCATAAAGATCCCTTAAGGTCTCGTCAACCGAAGCTGAGGTTTCCAGGTTTCCGGCATCATAAATCGGAAGGTCCACAAGGTCAATGTCGAAAGTCGGGTTATAACTCTCAAAATTTGCGGAAACCTGCCTCATCGCATCCGGAGCCCAGCGGCTACCTGCACGATACGAGGAAGTATTGTCAAAAGGTACGCCGAAAATAACATAGCGTGCAGATTCATAGTCTGCGAGAGCATCTATAAAGGAATTGGGTAAAAACATACTCTGACCTGATGTAAATTAGTTATTAAAAAAAGAACTCAGGTTATTGACCTGAGTTTTCACTGCCGTTAAAAGGTTTATGTCCTTATGTCGAGTTTGATCTTTCCGAGGGCTGTGATATATGAAACTTCTTCGCCCTCTTTTACCTTGTCTTTGTATTCATCGGGGATTACAATCTCAAAGGTTGAGAAGTCTCCCATATCCATAAGCTGGGCGATGTCCCCGGTAATTGAGATTACCTGCGCACTCTTTCTTTCCACAATCGGGACATAGATTTTGTTTGCAACGGAACCGATGTAGGAGCGCTTCTGGTTGTCAAAGAGTCCGATAGCTTCAACCCTTGCTTTTGCAGCGCCGTGCTTCCCGGGCTTGGACTTGGAAATGCTCTTTATAACACATGCTTCGTCGTCAATAATTACGTATTTCCCTTCTTTAAGATCCTTTACTTCTACCTGCTGTTTCATAGTGATTCTCCCATACGTTTTAAGAAATGTCTATATAAGCTGTAAACGTCATACCGGATTTGCCGAATTTTTCAGGGTAAATTCCGGAGAAGTGGTATAAGAAGGCTGTTCTAATTTTTAAGCCTGTCTACCCGTTCATCCATACTTTGCTTAACTGCGCTGCATAGAAAAGCTCGAAAGTAGTTACTGCCTGAATACCTGTATAACCTCACAGGTCGAGAACTAATACGATTAATTATCCTACAGTATATAACGCTTATGCGAGATTTTGATTTTCCGAGCGTAATTTCAGAGAGAATTTGCCGAAATAGTGAGATTTTCTGGCTCTTCGCTATTTCATGTGGGTAACCCAAATTTAAGTTTTCCTAATTTTAGATAGATCATATTAATAAAATATTGTATGTTTTTAAATCCTCTTGCATTTCTTTTTTGCAACTGTACAATACTGTTAATTCCTTCGAGGATTCCATTTGTTATCTTTGAGTCGAAATAATTCAATATCCCATCCCAATGCTTTTTGACCGTATTTGCTGCTTCAGTTATTGGAGTTATCCTGCTATGAGTTGCCCA containing:
- a CDS encoding MM0924 family protein; protein product: MQSFIVEHLLGEVVDVYCGDPDIFNGKVEACADNVLTLEKNGKNTHITIDKIIAIWRVSDIPQIFPGE
- the speB gene encoding agmatinase, translated to MFLPNSFIDALADYESARYVIFGVPFDNTSSYRAGSRWAPDAMRQVSANFESYNPTFDIDLVDLPIYDAGNLETSASVDETLRDLYEDVKGLLNDGKLPIMLGGEHSLTYSTVKACAEFAGDDFGVLILDAHFDLRQEYRGFKHNHACVSRNILEQVTKNLVSIGIRSGPEEEWVFARENNLKYYTADDVESTGMVEVLKEAIEWLNCSQLYLSLDMDAIDPAYAPGLGTPEPFGLSARDVRTAIRTLAPFSMAFDIVEIAPEYDSGQTAMLGAKLMREFIASHAKSCTKI
- a CDS encoding translation initiation factor IF-5A, with the translated sequence MKQQVEVKDLKEGKYVIIDDEACVIKSISKSKPGKHGAAKARVEAIGLFDNQKRSYIGSVANKIYVPIVERKSAQVISITGDIAQLMDMGDFSTFEIVIPDEYKDKVKEGEEVSYITALGKIKLDIRT